GTCTTATAGTTTCATtccaaaaggaaaatatttttgcacAAGAATGATCggataatgtatttttaaaggtttGTGTGTCAACCTAATCCATTTCTAATCCATGTGATTTctctgagtctgtgtgtgtgtgtgatctcacatttgagttttttcttttatacatttatatttttattgtttaacagattgtatagtttattttttctcctaTTGTTCATTATCTCATAAATCTTCTGAATCTCATGACAGACTGCAGCCTGTAAGCAATATTTCACTTTGATGGAACATTTTTTGGTATGTATAGCAAACCAAAATCAGCGTTCGCATCTGTGCTAAGTCACAACTTAAGAAGAGAGGTGTGACCCAACATCAAGGTACTTACACAGACGTCAGCTGTCATGAAACTCAATCTGTAAATGACCTAGCAAACTTTTGAGTTTATACAAGAAAACACAGGACACTGAAAACGACACTGAAATACAAAGATGGAAATGAAGCTGTTCACCTATTTCCGAAATAATATCATCTGCAGTGCATGCTTCTGCATCAGAGTGCAAGATCTCAGTGTCATACTTATTTTCCAAGGTGATTtaatttatgtaaaaatgttgcTCTATCTGCTAAAATGGCAGTGTTATGATTTGTTTCATGTTATGGATTGTTTTATCTGTGGCCATATTGAATGTAACCTGACAGATCACTAACAATGTATGCAAGAAAAGCACTACCATGTTTAAATAAAGGCCTACTGCactgtttttaaaactaaaataacctCGATTTGTCAAATGTTGTTCTGTAAAAGTGTTATAGGGGAAATTACAGCCTTTCTACTTTTGCACAGAACCAAGTATGATCAGTGCATCACTACCATAGCTGTGCACAGACATGCTAGTCATGTGCCTGAGTTTACCAGTTAACGAGTTTATGAGGAACATTCAAATTAGTCCGAGACAGCAGCTGGACGCTCACTGCGAGACACGGCAGGCTTTGTAGCTGTTCTGAGACATAAACACACGTGATGCAAAGGAATCCACATGTTCTACGATGCTGTGTTTTCTGCAAACAACATTTGCAATGGTGgagcatttattttcttaaacaaGCACACATTCTCAAAGTCTGACGAAAAGCTTCATACAGCATTAAAGACGATAGCTCAGAGTGAGCTGACACAATACTTATGTATGACTGATGGCAAAAATTTAAATCAGGCAAACTAATTAAATATCCAGAatcctgaaaataaatgatttgtttaaagCCTGCATTTGGACTTATTCGTAATACTTCTCTTTTGTAAGCGATTAGTTCGAAAACAAAACAGGCAGCCAGATTCAAAGACACACACGTAAAGATTTCCAGTGTTCCTTGTAATCCCcttaaaaacatacattgtGTTGTTATGAAAGCTCTAATCAGCTGATTTACATTATCATAAATGTGATTCTTGTTTACACCAaatcatttttatgatttttaataTTATGTGTTCTATAACAAGCTCTTTCTGGATGAGTGGCACTTTCTACATCGTGCCGCTGctcaaaaatgtgaaatgctACAAAAATACCccatattaaaaatatttaaggCATCACGGTCCTTAGGATTACACGTGCATTCGAAACAAATGTATTCTGCCTATTAAAAAAGTGAGCCTTTTTGGAAACAGAACAAAACGCAGTTACTTTCGCTGTCAAACCTAAAACACAGAACCCTTTCCTTGctgtgttttcttcatgtggaaATCAGTCCTGGTCCCTCCAACAACCTGTCTCTCACCACTCATGTTAGTTTAGAGTGACAGGGAAGCATTTTAAAAACCTGTGCTTCCCTAAAATCTTATTTAAATTCCTCTCTGACCCAACAAAATCAGATCACTTGAACGACATCTCACTCTTTAAAGATTTTAACTGCTGTGGGTCCTGAACCATCAGAAAGGTCACTCGGGAGTCTAAGAGTTCAAAGTCCTTCTTCGTCGCTGCTCTCCCAAGAGGCCGGGCTCCTCGATCTCCACGGAAGGAGCTTTTGCTTCTGTCAGGATTCGTCTCCCACATCCTGGTTGATCACATGACTGTATCCCCGGTTGTTGGTTGGCTCCTTCTGCCAACAAATAACTCCGAGGAGGAAGGCGATGAGGAAGATGAGCAGGGAACAAGATACCGCCAGACTGATGATCACTTCTgaagatggagaaggagagaaTGGAGATATAATGGAGGCacaatcaatatatttttttacaatttcgcctttttttagtgtttactaacCCGTTTCTCTCCCTTTTGAAGGCAGTTGGCACTCCTTGTCTCTATCGTCTGAAATGGAGAGCTTTGTAATTCTCACAAAGTCATCTAGGGGGCAGTGAAGGGAGCAGCCTGGCAACTGAAGAGGGTACGGCTTCACTGTGCTGTCATTCCGGTAAAACATGGACACAGAAGCAGAGCTGGAAAGAAGGAGAGTTTTATATATTTCACCTTCTGTACCAGCTGTTTGAAGGCATTAATAGACCTTCACATATcacatttttagtttgtatgtttgtgtttgttaaatttcaaagtaaaagtctcATCTATTTATTCCAATGGTAGAAGAATGAACGTTTTTTACCCATTTTCCTCCCTGTAAAGCTCAATTATATGACAGGAGGCATAAGGTGGCTGTCTTCCATTGAACACATTCAGACTGGCCTGAAGAGCGGCTACAGTGGTGTCGTGCTGTTGAACAGGAACACAATAAAGGAATTAGACAAAACAATTGATACCACTTTCATGTCTGTATGGTTAGCTCAGCTCTAGCTAACTACTAGATATAAAAGTGACTCTTACCGCTGAcagcatcaacagtttcaggcTCTGTTCAGAGTCTGGGACGGCCACTGTGGAAAGTCTCTTCACTATTTCTCCCAATAGCATACCTGGAAGAAAGACAGCAGTTTTTATATCCATATGTAGTCCTGTATTTAAAAGAATAACTATGTCGATAAACACACATACCTCCCATCAGCCGGCTCTTCTCTTGTCGTTTGTAGACCCCAAATGTGATCTGTGAAAATCAATCAGTACATTGAAACACTCCTTGACTAGAAAATAGTAGTGAGACCTGAATGAAACCTTGGTGTGATTTATTTACCCGAAATCCAAAGTCTTTGAGCCATCTGAGCTTCTCCATGACTTCGGGAGTCACCCAATCAGGAGCTGACTTGTTGTGACGGGACTGAAATCACACCGAAAAAACCCAGGAGTAGAATTATGAAAACTTTGATTAATGTGAAATTATAGCTAcagttgtgtgtaaatgtatcgATCAGTTGTACAGTTTATTGACGAGTGGCGCTTAAACGCAATTAGGGACCTTTTGGCACCTGTGAAGACCAAAAGCACCAATGTGAAACCTGATACCAGGTCCTCACTTCTGTTCCTTAAACCAAACCGTCTGTTCCTTTAAGACTGATGAAGATCCGGTAAGTCACAAGACTAAAACCAATCCTAGATTAGGTCAATATAAGGTAGCTCAGCAGTTTACACAAGCTGTTGTTGTTCAAACTGTTGAAACTTAAACAGCTTGTGATTGTATTTTGAATTCAGTAAGTTAACTTCCTGAATAAACGCACTTCCCCACAATATCTTACTTAAAACTGTGCTCATTAAAACCTGCTTATATCCCTCATTGAAAAGATGTGTAGCCAGCTatcattgtcattttttaaaaaccttcaTTTCATGTTCTTATCTAACTCTGTtccgactgtgtgtgtgtgtgtgtgtgtgtgtgtgtgtgtgtgtgtgtgttctcacctcACAGAACAGTGTGTCGAACACGCTCCAGACTGACTCCACATTAGTCTGATTGAGTCCTGTTTTGTTCTTCACCAGATCTATGATATCCTGAAGAGAAGAACACAATAAGCTATAATCATTTCTAgggaagccctgagaggcaaagGAGCATTCTTACATTCTGTTGATGTATCGTCTGAGCTGAATTGTTTTGTCTTCTTAAATATGCTATAACGTATTCATCAAAAGAATCCCACATTCCTGTACCTGGTAAGCCAATGTGACATTTATAAACTCCTCCGTTTGCTCAGTTTCATTCATCAACAGTTTGTAGCGAGGGCAGTCATCCAGAGGGTAAGAGAGGAGCTGAGAAACAACACAAAGTTTAGACAGAGTGAATCACTTTTAGCACGGGTAACCTGTTTTCTTTACACACTTACCTTCTCTTCACTTTTTGGAACTGTGTGTACAGGTATCGGCTGCCAGGGCAAATTTGGATTGAAGACCTGCTGACCAGCGGGGGGGTACAGACCTGGAGGATGGAAAGAAGCTGTTAATACAAGCAGGGAAAGCCCTACATAGACAAGTATCACTGGTAGTACGCTGACCTGCGAGGTTGGATTGAGCGCTCATCAGGGTGCGATCGTAGTCCGTACTGCGAATGTAAATCTGAGGACAAGAAGAAACACACCTCCATCATGAATTCCAGCACCGGTGGCAACGCTGTATAACACCGACATGGCAAGGGGCCCCTCTTCCTAAATATTCATTTGATTCGTCATGTCTGAGAGCATGGTGATGTGATCTGACAGCGGAGAGGTTACCTGGGTCCTCTCGTAGGAGTCGTTCAGGAAGCCTTTGTATCGGTTCCTCAGGAATTGGCCCAGTTCGAAATGCTGGTTCATCCCCACCTAAAAAGAGAGGGACAGGTGTTTTTGAGTTCATGTTGACGAGACAGAAACTCTAGTGCGCTGTTGCAGAACAAATAGGGAATCTGTGAGTTTAAAGTGGGACAATAACAAGgggttaaaataaatcatggaTAAATATGGacgcttattttatttttgacaatcATGTTAGTTTGGATTGTCTGGATTTTATGCAGTTTATGTGCAGAtacaaaaaaacgttttccattTTTATTAGAAACTCAGGACGCTATATAAAAAGATGCACGGCTCTATATAAAGGTAAATGGAGCGCAGACTGATGTGTACCTAAGACACACTAGGAGCAAATGCCATGCAAACACTCATCATACCTGTGATAGCTGTCCAAAGCCTTGAGGCCAGTCGCTCTCCTGATAAGGGTCTGTGGGATAGGATTTGACTGGAGATCTGTCACCATGTCGGAACAACTGGAAGGGGGAGGACAAGATGTCAGCAAcacccaaaaaaaacacttctacTGTGGCAAAAGATGTGACGTCGCATTCAGTATTTTCTGTTTATAAAAGAAAGGAAGCTGTGAATGTGTAGAAGAGAACATAACAAAGCTGACTGATACAGACCACTTACACCAGAACAAATACATTACTTAGGTTAAAAGAGGTGAGCTGGTCCCTTTAAACTTAGCGAGTAGGTGAGCACAATTAtaaaatctgtcaaataaaacTTTTACTGTGACCTCACGTGACTGTATGTCTGAAATATGTCTGAAGGTCATTCACGTGTAACttctccttaaaaaaaagaacagaactCATTTTCGGTACCCAATTGTTAGTTTCAGTTGAAAGCATTGTCACTGGAAGTAACCAAATGAAGCGTCTATTCAAGTAGAACAGTTTCGAGTTTCAATCCTCGATCCGCCCCAGAGGACTGTGGTTTCTATTTCCCTTAGGATGCATGACTGAGCATCcaaaaatagctttaaaaaaaaggtgtaaattCTATTTGAAGTGTGGATTATCCCTTTAAGACCACTAATCTCATCTACTTGAGATGTGGCTACCTCGCAGGCAATTAGTTCCCCGGGGGCAACGATGAGAAACATAAACGTCTGCTAATGGCAGTCAACAAAAACTACTTTCAGAAATACAATGTGGACCTGCTGACATATTTTAACACCGTCACAGCAAGATGCTTGATGGCTTGACACGAAAAACCTGAGCGAGTCCAATGCTATTTCAATTCCCACATCAGTGACAGATTCCATGTCTGTAACGctagaaaaaagaaatagagGGTGGGAAAAAGAAGCTACACATACGCAAGTATAGAGAAAGAAGAGATTATGACAACCAATGATGCTAAAAAACTATCATTTAAATGAGGCTAACATTCAATGCTACAAAAGTACGGATACAACTTCTAACTGTAGGCCCTCATATTGTCTGTTCAACGCTTGCCAAATAGTGTTTTCCCATGACTTTATTATATCATGACCATCCTGATGTAAATACCTATGATTTGCATAGAAAATAAGCAAACAattaacattcacacaccctCATTTAAcataaacagaataaaagaaCATGCAATAATTCACTAATTTGGGCATTTTAAGGAGATCAAATGCTGGTTCCCGGTGTACatggatttaaaacaaagttgGTGCAAGATACATTCAAACGGTATCCTTGTGATTCCATTGTAATAGACAGAAGCACAGATCGAGGCGTTTTCTTCTCACTAGAGTTTCGACTGTGCATGTGTCTAAATAAAGGCATCATCTGCGTGTCTTTGGCTCCCAAGGGTACAAGCAGGTTTCCAGGTGAGCTGTGAACAGGTTTAGGGCTTGGCAGCTGCACATGCAGATACTTTTATAATTGCTTTCCTCATATATGTGGCTTTTTTTAAGGAATCAGAGACACATCCAAGCAGAACAAATGTTTCTATATGACAACAATGATTTTCATTGTGACCAAACTACACTGACTCggagatttaaaataaacctacatTTATCAGCATTTATACAGACAAGGTCAGCTTCTTCTCGGTGTGGTTTGTTTTCTTAGTATGGCTGACTAGTCACCTGACAGAAAGAGTGTCTAAAAATGACCATTGCTCATGCACATTCCGACTAGACTTGTAATAACCAGTTGAACTTGCAAAATAGACAAGTAATGTTTGAATTGCAACAGAACACACAGAACTAAAATTAGCATGAAAGTTCAGAAGACCTCATATTATGTATTTAAGGTGTCAGCTAGACAGTTGCTAACAGTCCTTGTGAAGCCTtacttttgaatacattttcaaattccCATATATATTTTCAAGTTGAATTATAACTGTCTCACAAAAATTTAGCAAACAGTTATAAGCATTATAAGAAAGCATTTGTAAAGCAAACcaaaaaaagccttttcttcTTGGATAAGGGTTGCTAGGTAGATTATTAATAAGCCGAATTATTCAAAAGACCCAATGTATGTGCAACAGACTTCATCCGTGTTCAAAGAAATGTACAGTTTcacagaaaagcaaagaaaaacaaaacttcaaatgtgttgaatacAGTTCCGCGGTGGTTACAGAGAAACGCCGCAACTGGCTGCAGAGTTATTAAACACATCTTCCGTTTcgtaatattaaatataatttgtacTCACCACAGTCACATATACTAGTTGTCTTTCTGCGGCAGCTTCTCCACATACAGAGAtaagcattaaaacaaagaGCACCGCAGCGGACACCATGTTTTCGTCTGTATAACAGGAGCGCTAACCTATATTTGCTAAACACAGATAGTTGTCGGTTCCTAAGGTCTCCTTTCGTCAAGTCGACTACTGTTACCATAGCAGCAACTAAACCGGAAGTTACAGAATACAAGGCAGCGTTAATGTTAGCGAATGAAGTGCAAGTCTGAGGGCACGAGAAGCGTTAGAAATATATTAATGTctttagtttattattttaactgcatAGTTACATTTTGCCAGGagatattttccttttttagtaCAAAATATTTGAGATGTAACTTAgcttgcattttattttgaaatcgaTAGCCTCTGCGATAGCTGACTTCACACAGAAAGGGGAAACGGAAGTGACGCAACATCAGATCCTTGTGCGTACATGTCAACATCCCCGACTTCTCAATACGCTACTTGTCACTTAATAGTTAAATTTTCCTAACAAAGCTAACAACTGTTTGACGTAATTGTGTCAAAAGGCAAAACCTttggaatatatatttttaagtatgTTATTTTGCCTATCATATCATTTTGAGTTTGAGGGTTGTAGTTGCTATTATGTGCCACGAGAGGTCAGTGTTGTGTCATATCAGACATGCAGTATTTGCAATGAGACTGTTAACCATTATGTTACTTGAAGATGTGGCTGAAACCTTTGCTTTTACAGGTCAAACATTTATATCTGGATGTTTAAAATTATAGTTTGTAAGCAAATATTAAACTACATCAGAAATGTGTTCAGCACTATAAActgtttatttgaaagaaacaaattcAACAGATTTATTGACACATAAAATAATCAATAGTTGTTTTGAGCTTTCAACCAGTTAACCCTCGAAACCTATGGTGCTGAGCTGACGTATCCTTGACATGATCCCCTGGTACGCTGATCTGTGTTTACACAGTAAAAAAGCAGCTTTGTTGTGTGACAAGAAGCACTAATCCCGGATCCCAGTGGTAATCTAATCCTCAACTACCTTTTTTCCCCAACCAGTATTACACTACTCTAACattgtcaaacattttctttgacaaacaaatacactgaataaacatgaggaacatggCTATCTAACGTGTAAATGCATTTTCCTTCTTTGCAAATatcaatgctttattttttctatcCTGTTTGGTTTATAGTACCCTGCGTAACAACGGCAAGATTagttaaatatctttaaataaatgtctaaGTGAGAcacttgacctctgtgtgaccACTGTAATTTGAAATGTGTATATCAACAATAGGCGACAGAATATTTGGTGAAGCtttagactttatttatttatcactttGAGTGTATTTGACAGTGTTATAGATGGTTGAGCTGGGTGGTTTGTAGATGTTGCAATACTGTCTAATGTGTAAAGGTTAGAAAACCCCATAACAACATTTGAACAACAAGTTTAGTTTCCCTTTTACTATCTCCCTGCATAAACACTTTCATCACAACACAGCTACAAACTCCCCTTACGGCTGCCAAATACTGAACATTGTGCTGCTGCTATGGGAACTACTACCACAAATATTACAACTATCTCTGCTACTATCACCAACACAGGTATCACAATTTGTAATACCTGCCCAATGAGGAAGCTCCAGCAAAATCTCTCTTTATTAAAACAGCCTTTCACTGATACTAAAACTGGAAAAGCTCCACAGAATCATCGTCTTGAGAGTCTTTTTCTGGCAGTACAAGTCTTCACACTGCGGGAGTAAAATTTAGCAGCCTCATGGAGTTGAACATTGGTGGCGAAATCCCCAAAATATCCCTCTGAGGTAAAGGAGAATAGTTCCTGTTTTCCTTTACTTGTATCAAAATCGGCTTGCAGTACACAACGTTTATTTTACATGGAGAAAGAGAGTCCATGAATAAACCAGGAAAatgccatgtttttatttttttgagatGGCACACCTGGACATTAGTACAAATAAAAGAtcactgcagaaaaacacagattacTGTTGTAGTAAATCCTGTGGGAACCTTTCAGTACAGAACATCCCATGAACTGGctgcaaaacaacaatatgCGGCATTCAGCAGTATTCTTTCAGATTGTATGTCAAGTTATTACACATCTATGCCAGGAAAGTGTCAACAATACGCTCtatgttcatttgttttctccCTCAGGCTGCTTATATCTGTTATGTGTTACTAAATCCTGGCGGAGGTGTTTATGTTTTTGCTCATATCTCAGATTAAAGGTGACGACTAATGCTGAAAACACATGCTTAACCGGCTTAACCAGGATAAATTAACACTTgtgcaaaaacagaaaaataggCAGTGGATGAATGTCACAGATCACACACACCagcatcaacaaaaacaattatgagAACAATAGTGATTAGAGAAGGCTGGGATTACCCTTAATCTGTAGTATCTATGTGTTTGTATATGCTCATTAAGGACTACTTAAAGTCCCCCATCATCTATAGCATCTAATGTACACGGACACCTCATCAGTAGAGGTGTAATCTGCTTTCTGGGAGATTATAAAAAGCAAACCAAGTGTATTTTTAGCCTTGGCAGGGGGGAGTTTGACTAATGATGGTGAAGATCACATGGAGAATTAGTAACATAACTAGCAAGATGATCTGATGAGC
The Eleginops maclovinus isolate JMC-PN-2008 ecotype Puerto Natales chromosome 24, JC_Emac_rtc_rv5, whole genome shotgun sequence DNA segment above includes these coding regions:
- the acp2 gene encoding lysosomal acid phosphatase produces the protein MVSAAVLFVLMLISVCGEAAAERQLVYVTVLFRHGDRSPVKSYPTDPYQESDWPQGFGQLSQVGMNQHFELGQFLRNRYKGFLNDSYERTQIYIRSTDYDRTLMSAQSNLAGLYPPAGQQVFNPNLPWQPIPVHTVPKSEEKLLSYPLDDCPRYKLLMNETEQTEEFINVTLAYQDIIDLVKNKTGLNQTNVESVWSVFDTLFCESRHNKSAPDWVTPEVMEKLRWLKDFGFRITFGVYKRQEKSRLMGGMLLGEIVKRLSTVAVPDSEQSLKLLMLSAHDTTVAALQASLNVFNGRQPPYASCHIIELYREENGSASVSMFYRNDSTVKPYPLQLPGCSLHCPLDDFVRITKLSISDDRDKECQLPSKGRETEVIISLAVSCSLLIFLIAFLLGVICWQKEPTNNRGYSHVINQDVGDES